The Colwellia sp. M166 genome segment TATAAAACTGGTATATTAAAGAGACTGAAACGAGCGTTGTAAGCTTCTAATGACTTTTCATCAGATGAAATATTAATTTCACTCGCTCGCATCTGCCAGTCAGGTACAGGGCCGTAACAAGTAGTAAAACTGGAGTCGATAAAGCTCAGGGTTTTACCGTTGCCGTTAATATTGATTTTTTCTGCGCTACCATGTCCCGGAGAGTCGCTCAGTTGATATGACGTCGCTGTCAGAGAGGTGGTTTTCTGTAGTTGGTTAATATTAAGTGAGTCAGCAAAAATATCGATACCTTTATTTTGAAAATGTATATCGCCATCAGCGTTGACCGTTGAGGTTGTGCGATTAATCGATAGTTCATCGGCTACAACAGACTTATCTTGGTTTAGTAAGGTTACACCACCAGTAAACGTGGCATATTCACCTTTTTTTATACTTGAGGTCGACGATAAAATAATAAAGTTGTTATTTGGGGCTCTACCGTTTTTATCGGCAATGTTAGCGTAATTAGGAATTGGACATAGGCTAGCATTATTTGTATTTATTTCAGTGTTTTTCGCATTGCTGGTAAATGTACAAGGCAACAAGAAGACAAGGGATATTTTGTTTAAGGGAAAACGCATTTATGGTCCGGATAATTAACTTTAAAAAATACAAAGCCTAGATTCAGAGCGGCATTTTACCGCTAAAGGCAATAATAATATAGCAATTTTCATTAGCCTGCTAATTAGTTATACTGAAATAACTTTAAGCAGCAAAATATAGCGCCAGTTAAGTTAAAATTACCAATCTATTTAAGTTAAGCAAAATATTTTATCGAAAGTAGATATCGTTGTAATGTTTTTATTGATAGTAGCCATTAATCATTAAAACAGCCCTATGAAGATAGTCAGTTTTTGACGCGGTATAATTCAGTACTTTTCCATTGCTTGATAATTATAATCTGTATTTGTAGAGATATCACTCATTGAACAATATAAGAACTAAAGCGTTGCATCAGTGGCTAGTCAGTCATTTTTCAGCAGAAAATATTAGCTTAATACCACTAACGGGTGACGCGGGTTTTCGACGCTATTTTCGCATTCAATATCAAGGTCAACATTATATTGCTGTTGATGCACCAGTAAATTTATCGAATAACCTTGCTTTTGTTAATGTGCAAAAAGCTTTGCGGCAAGTGGGTATTAAGGTACCAGAAATTATTGCTGTCGATCTTAAGCAAGGTTTTCTTTGTCTAAGTGACTTTGGTGACTGTTTATTGGCAGAAAAGCTTTGTCAGGAAAATATGCATCAATATTACCGTTATGCAATAGCTGAGCTGAACAAAGTGCTTGCCTGTAAAAAAACAATAGTTGCTAGCCTACCTTTATATGATGAAGGTTTCATTTATACTGAACTCGCTATATTTAATGATTGGTTACTGGAAAAACATTTAGGGGTTTATTTGACTGTTGATGAAAAAACACGCTTAAACTCGTGTTTTGAACTGTTAGTTGCTGCCATAACCGAGCAACCGAAAGTTTTTATGCATCGAGATTACCACAGTCGAAATATTATGCTGTTAAATGATAAAACACTGGGTATTATTGATTTTCAAGATGCGGTTCAAGGTCCGATAATTTACGATTTAGTTTCACTACTGAGAGATTGTTACGTGCGTTGGCCTGATGAATTACTGCTGCCTCTCATCGAAGATTATCGACAACAGGTGCTAAATTATCTACCCAATGAAAAAATTTCGCAAGAAAAGTGGCAATATTGGTTTGATTTAACCGGCTTGCAACGCCATATAAAAGCCAGTGGTATTTTTGCTCGTTTACATCATAGAGATAATAAGTCTGGATATTTAGCTGATATTCCACTGACCTTGACCTACATCGCAGATGTTAGCCGTCAGTATGATAAACTTGAGTTTCTTCATGATTTGGTGACGGTTCGTGTTATGCCAGCACTGCAAAAATTAAGCTAATGGCTCA includes the following:
- a CDS encoding aminoglycoside phosphotransferase family protein, producing the protein MNNIRTKALHQWLVSHFSAENISLIPLTGDAGFRRYFRIQYQGQHYIAVDAPVNLSNNLAFVNVQKALRQVGIKVPEIIAVDLKQGFLCLSDFGDCLLAEKLCQENMHQYYRYAIAELNKVLACKKTIVASLPLYDEGFIYTELAIFNDWLLEKHLGVYLTVDEKTRLNSCFELLVAAITEQPKVFMHRDYHSRNIMLLNDKTLGIIDFQDAVQGPIIYDLVSLLRDCYVRWPDELLLPLIEDYRQQVLNYLPNEKISQEKWQYWFDLTGLQRHIKASGIFARLHHRDNKSGYLADIPLTLTYIADVSRQYDKLEFLHDLVTVRVMPALQKLS